The nucleotide sequence GCATACTTTGCATAGTTTGAATATATATAGGCCAATGCAACGAATTGTATGGGGTGGCAAATATTATAGGCCCACTTTTTAATTGAAAACCGTTTTACAGCAATTATTAGGCCTGGGTTATAGGTCTATGTCTCGAACTATTTTGATTTAAGTAGTAGGCTAGATATCTTAAGGAAAGCCACTGGACTACATACATTCCATATTTTTCAGCCAATTTGAACAGTATCAGCATTGTTCCATTCAACAGCTGAAATAGCAGTTTTGATTTAGCGAAACCCATCTGCTAGCCTATTGTTTGTGTTAAGCCGGCTTTGCTGGACTTTCATGATTTTACTCTCTACCCTTTTAATGAAGAAAAAGCTTCACTCACAAAACGCCACATATAGACGGTTTGATATGAAATATGGTGACGTTTTTATGAAGTGCTTTATGTTTTTGTGGCTCggtttctttctccctctcgttGTGTGCAGAGACGTGGCCAGTCGTCATCGTTTCTCATGGGCATTGGAGGGGTGTCCACATCTTGAAATAATCACGACCTGAGATCGAGCACGTCCCCCTGGCTTCTCCGGTTAAAGGAGGAGGCGCGGCGCAatgtggtagagatattagagaaaCCTGCGAGTGGCTCATTTGCTGGTGCATGGGGTTAGAGAACTGAGCGGAGCGCACCCCATAGGTAGGCCTAATGTCGAGGACCGGCAGGCCAACCGCACATTATGCacctttttttaaatacaaaatgATGGGCACTTTGTTTTCGAATGTAGCCTATCCCACATTAATTCATAACTTATTGTACTGTCTGATTTGCATGGCAGAATGCACATCTCTTAACCGACGTTAGGCTACTTGGGATGCTCGTTTGATTTTGTTTTCCTTTATAAATCAGTACAACTGGGAAGGTCGAGTAATTATATCTGGCCATAAGTTCATCAGGAGGCAGTTATGTTGAGATCATAAAACGTTCTCAGCAAAGCGTTGAGTCTTAAACTTCATTCATTGCATACCCTTGTTAATTAGATTGTATGATGGAAGGTTCATTTACAAAAAGTGCACCTAAGTCAATATTATAATCTTTATGGTAATAGGCATTATTTCCAGACTGATGAAGCACGAGGTAGCCTACAGTTTGTTTTTGCAGGTGTCTGCGACCACAAAAACAATTGATAAAACCAAAGCTCGATTAAACCTTAACTGGCAGAGGTGTATGGAATACCAAATATGTTACCAGTAAATTAGACTATATTTCATTAGCAATATCACATATTGGTTAAATATGTAGCCTAAAGGACAGCATAAATAATATTGGCTGCCCTCGAAATGCTCCTTTCGGGTGTCTAGTTCTCAACGTGTTGCCCGAGAGTCACGTTGCAAAACCTGGGAAAGATAAGGAATTTGATCTATCCTTCAAAATACCGACTCAACGACCAAGAGCCTGTGACTCACATCACTAATGTACTAATGGATAGGTGTTATGTTTCACGCCACAACATTGAGGACAGCAGGGGAAAGACGATTTCCAAGAAAATAACCTTGGGAGAGCCCGGAATATAAATGTACATCATTTCCTAGAAATATAAAGTTTTCACACCATAATAAATTAACAATTAGTGCAATATAGTAGGCCAGTCTAAAATTGACTAATGCGAATTGAAACGAAACAACATTAAAAAACAGATATAACAGAATATCCTAATGATTACATATGAGCCTAATGATGTTGGCAAGGCTTTTGGAAATTGAAAGAATTAGACAAGTTGCAAAAAAACTCAAATACATAAATTATCAATGTACATTTCCATCAATGTGCTAACACATTTTTAGGTTCAGCCAGTCAGGTAGGCCTATGCATTGGTGCATAGAGAGGAGTCGAGTCACACCAGTAAAATATAATGCAATAGCCTACTTTAATACTGATGTACAAACTGAATAGCATAACGTTGGGTTTATTAGGGCTATTATTTGGACGTTAAATAAAAGGATAGGAAATGTATTCCATAATCTATACCACATTATTATTTTTGGAGAATGTCCGTTGTAAACTCAGTGAAATAACGTGTAAGAAGGCTACTATTCTACATTATAAggtataggcctatatgtttctTTAATCAATAGATCATCATGCAATATTTACATACATAGGCCTTTCAAATAACTATCCTAAGTTATTTTTGAAATAGGATAGCATTGGTGCTTTTTAGACCCATGCCAGTTTATTTACAATATCTTTACAATTTTGCACCCCACTGGGTATAGATGCCATGTCAACGTCTAGGTATTATGTACATTTGGTTGttttcaactaacgtgaattcaacttgaaatcaacaaaacactttcaccatgtcattggatctAAGTTAAAATGCCTGTAAGTTGATAAGTCCAATAAGTgctccacgttgattcaacgtcatcacaaaGATTTTTGGGGTTAAATGACATAGAAACAACGTTGGTTCAACCAGTAtttgcccagtgggatgtttCTTGACCTTTCTTTCCTATCTGAAAGCCCCAACCTTTGTGGCAGGCACTCATGACACGTATAACTAGTATAAGAAGTTCTAAAATTATATAACCTCATAAAATAAACTACTTGTAATTAATAGACTATGAAAAATAGCATGGAATTACACaatctgcgtgcaatgaacgcgaATGCAAGATGAGGGGGGTTGACAGTGACAATAATGAATCATGCATGGTGATGCAATAAATTACTTCAGCTATATCCATCGATCTCTTACTTAACTTCAAGCCCTGTCTGAAACTCTCCAAAAACATGGCGAGGACATGATAAAAATGCCCTTTAAGCGGTCTGTAATAATTGATTAGCATTTAGGTACCCCTGCTCCCTCCGCTAACGCTGGAGAGGAGTACAGGGTGGGGGGGCTCCAATTTCAGCCCCTGACGTATTCCCTCCAGGGAGGAAACGGAGCTGCAAACTCAGTTCTGCTCGGCTGCCAGGGTATAGGGCAGTGGAAGAGCCAATCAACGAATCGCGCAGCGCTCTCTTTAAGCCTGACATATCTCCAACAGGAACAAATTGTCCCAACAATCAACATCCGAATCTCCCGTGCGCATCAAGGGTTGAGTGGATATTGCCCGGGCGGATTGTACAGGGTTCTGGAACACAATAACAGTGAAGAATATTTTGACTCTCATCATCCTTCTGGATTGGGCTGGGGACCGGACATCATGTCAATACTACCTTCGTTTGGGTTTACCCAGGAGCAAGTAGCCTGCGTCTGCGAGGTCCTGCAACAAGGAGGGAACCTGGAGAGGCTCGGTCGTTTTCTCTGGTCTCTCCCAGCGTGTGACCACCTCCACAAGAATGAAAGTGTACTGAAAGCAAAGGCGGTGGTCGCCTTCCACCGAGGGAACTTCAGAGAGCTATATAAGATCCTGGAGAGCCACCAGTTTTCCCCGCACAACCATCCCAAGCTGCAGCAGCTGTGGCTGAAAGCGCACTACGTGGAGGCGGAGAAATTGCGCGGCCGACCGCTTGGAGCGGTGGGGAAGTATAGGGTCCGCAGGAAATTCCCTCTGCCCCGCACGATCTGGGACGGCGAGGAGACCAGTTATTGCTTTAAGGAGAAGTCAAGGGGTGTTCTGAGAGAGTGGTACACGCATAACCCCTATCCCTCCCCGCGAGAGAAAAGGGAGCTGGCCGAGGCCACGGGACTGACCACTACGCAGGTCAGCAATTGGTTCAAAAACAGAcgccagagagacagagccgcAGAAGCCAAAGAAAGGTATGCTTAGATCAAAAAGTAAAATGTTGCCATATAGGCCTATAAATTaatagtagaatataataaacggAACATCATCACCTGCGTAATCTCCCAGGTGGAATTTCGTTGAATAAACTCCCAACTTTCTAATTAATTTCCAGTGACATGTCCTTATGCTGATTTTTGATGGCCCAAATAATATTAGTAAGTAAATGTATGCTGAATGATTTGTCCATTGTAAGTTAGAATTTATCCACAGTAAATTACATTTCCAACATTTAGTGTGATAACCCTAAACAAAGCCTATGGCCTGCAAACATTTGAAATGGAACTAATGACAGCCTATTGACTATCATTATTTCGATAGTATTCTAAACATTTCTGGAATCTGAAAAGGTGTTAGAGCTATTTAGATAATGTTACATATACAATTGGAGCTACAGGTCTCGCGTTTAAGTCGTCAATATATGGAATCAGTATGATAAGATATATTATTCTAATGGAATAATTAAAAGTATGTAACCAAAAGTTTACATTTAATATTTTCTAAATCGCTTTCTCCTAAAGTTTAAACCAATATTGTATTGGATTGTTGTTGTCTTATTATTGAAATGTATGGCTTGTTTTTAGCCTATACGACTATAGATTCTGTAAACATGTGTCCAAAAGGCCTTCATCACTAATTTTGACATATCTTCCCTTCTCAGAGAGAACAGCGAAAACAATAACTCCGGCAACAACAAACAGAACCAGCTGTCTCCCCTCGACGGCGGCAAGTCGCTCATGTCCAGCTCGGAAGATGAGTTCTctccaccacaaagccctgatcAGAACTCTTTGCTTTTGCTCCAGGGAAATATGAGTCACCCCGGCGTCTCCTCTTACCCTATGACCGGCCTCGGTGGCGCACAGCCGCTGCATGGAATGCACGGACACCCGCACCAACTCCAAGACTCGTTGCTGGGACCTCTAACGTCGAGCCTTGTGGATCTAGGCTCCTAAAGGCAAACTGATACTATCTTTGAAAAGACTGATAACTCTACCAGATTGAATAGGCCTACATATATGAAATTAAACTGTGGTAACTTATAACTAGACTGACTTTTGTCTGTCGTTAAATTTGGTTACAACTATAACGCAATTCCTTTATGCGCTTATCCGATTTAGGAGGTACCCTCCTGCCCGTTAATATACAATCAACCCCCTTTACGAACTCTTAAATCAACGAGACACTTAAACTGGACTGCCCTTTAATTTATGATATTTTTGTTCGGATTAAATGTATAGCAACTTCCTGCTATGGAAACTAAGAAACAACGTTTTCATTAGAATCATAATAATGGGTTTCCAATAAAACAAAAAAGACGTCACATTTGTTTCATGTGTGTTATTTGTATATCCACTCAATAAAATAAATAGTATTATATATTCATATACTATATATTAaaagtggcagggtagcctagtggttagagcgttggactagtaaccggaaggttgcgagttcaaactcccgagctgacaaagtacaaatctgtcgttctgcccctgaacaggcagttaaaccactgttcccaggccatcattgaaaataagaatttgttcttaactgacttgcctggttaaataaaggtaaacttttaaaaaaaatcctcaaaTATATTTAGGGCATGCAAAAAATATGGGCTAAAATAAACCAAAACATATTGGTTAGGTTTTCCTCCATTTTGTAGCCTTGAGGCCTCTACAGTTACACACAGCCATGGCAggaaacaataaaaaataatacatgTTAAACTTTTGTAGACAGAGTTATTCGAAAAGCAAATGCTGTTACTTAGGCGTCAATGTCACTTGTCACTGCTCACTGACTACATGAGTGAGATAGTGAGGAATTGGTGTGTGTCACTCTGGATGAAGTTCCCTGTTCAACTCTACGGACCAAAACTACATATTTCATATTTTGTGGAAATTGTTGCTTTAATTTTCACTCAATGTCGTGGGATTTCAGAGATGCTAAAGGCGTTGAAACCAAACACATGAGCAATCCAGAATAACTAACGTTAGAAAACATCCGGATTGGGAACGTCTAAAATGTGGGCCCAAAATCTAATCGGTAAAAAGGGCCATGACATGAGGTATGCACAACAGAGCAGTTTTGTTGAGGATATTTAAAGCCATGTTTTGCCTAAGGCGAAGCCTAGTTCTCGCCCGTGGTCCATGAGCGCTGCGGATCATTACGTCTGTGTTGCAGTGTTTACTTTGCTCTCTCCAGGTGTTTGTTCTGTCGGTTCTGGGCCACGGGAAAGCCACACCATCTGTGAAAGGCGCGCTCACGCGATGATCTTACATGAATCTGTGGCCTATTAAGAAGAACAA is from Oncorhynchus masou masou isolate Uvic2021 chromosome 32, UVic_Omas_1.1, whole genome shotgun sequence and encodes:
- the LOC135526947 gene encoding homeobox protein six1b-like, which codes for MSILPSFGFTQEQVACVCEVLQQGGNLERLGRFLWSLPACDHLHKNESVLKAKAVVAFHRGNFRELYKILESHQFSPHNHPKLQQLWLKAHYVEAEKLRGRPLGAVGKYRVRRKFPLPRTIWDGEETSYCFKEKSRGVLREWYTHNPYPSPREKRELAEATGLTTTQVSNWFKNRRQRDRAAEAKERENSENNNSGNNKQNQLSPLDGGKSLMSSSEDEFSPPQSPDQNSLLLLQGNMSHPGVSSYPMTGLGGAQPLHGMHGHPHQLQDSLLGPLTSSLVDLGS